Proteins encoded by one window of Calidithermus timidus DSM 17022:
- a CDS encoding zinc metallopeptidase, giving the protein MVSATYLLMIAVFIATLFIQFWLQRTYARYSREANSRGLTGAQVARAILDAHGLHHVRVEPVPGALTDHYDPMQKVVRLSEPNYASPSSAALAVAAHEVGHALQDAKGYAWLRIRAQLLPAANIGSTLGPWIFLAGLLFSATGLMSIGIWLFAAAALFQLVTLPVEFDASNRALAILKRMNFLDNREMNGARTVLTAAALTYVAALANSLATILHYVAIMQTAREE; this is encoded by the coding sequence ATGGTGAGTGCAACTTACCTGCTAATGATCGCGGTCTTTATCGCCACGCTTTTTATCCAGTTCTGGCTACAACGAACCTACGCCCGTTACAGCCGCGAGGCCAACTCGCGCGGGTTGACCGGAGCCCAGGTGGCTAGGGCTATCCTCGACGCCCACGGCCTGCACCACGTGCGGGTCGAGCCGGTGCCGGGAGCCCTGACCGATCACTACGACCCCATGCAAAAGGTCGTGCGGCTGTCCGAGCCCAACTACGCCTCGCCCTCCTCAGCAGCGCTGGCTGTAGCCGCTCACGAAGTGGGTCACGCTCTTCAGGATGCCAAGGGCTATGCTTGGCTGCGTATTCGTGCCCAGCTCCTGCCCGCGGCCAACATCGGCAGCACACTGGGGCCCTGGATCTTTCTGGCCGGGCTGCTCTTCAGTGCTACGGGACTGATGAGCATTGGTATCTGGCTCTTCGCCGCTGCTGCTTTGTTTCAGCTCGTGACCCTTCCAGTCGAGTTCGATGCCTCCAATCGCGCCCTGGCTATCCTCAAGCGCATGAACTTCCTGGACAACCGCGAGATGAACGGAGCCCGCACGGTGCTGACCGCCGCGGCCCTGACCTACGTAGCGGCGCTGGCCAACTCGCTGGCTACCATCCTGCACTACGTCGCCATCATGCAGACCGCTCGCGAGGAGTAG
- a CDS encoding YceI family protein produces MKRWKLEMRLVVLVWMLACGAVAQAPQSYSVEGKVTYFASYPLGRWQGVNPTARGVVLWREPEASGQVCVELSRFDSGNWLRDADTRGVFEIGQYPQSCFEASALRRLEGERVLLEGTLELHGVKKRIRIEGQLEADGAAYRFRGSFKTSFSEWNLQRPSLFFISVDDPLEVRLEARAEPVR; encoded by the coding sequence ATGAAGCGATGGAAGCTGGAGATGCGTCTGGTGGTGCTGGTGTGGATGCTGGCCTGTGGAGCGGTGGCCCAGGCCCCGCAGAGCTATAGCGTCGAGGGCAAGGTGACGTACTTTGCCAGCTATCCACTGGGTCGCTGGCAAGGGGTTAACCCCACCGCCAGGGGAGTGGTGCTCTGGAGGGAGCCCGAGGCTTCTGGCCAGGTCTGTGTCGAGCTAAGTCGCTTTGACTCGGGCAACTGGCTGCGCGATGCCGACACCAGGGGGGTCTTCGAAATTGGTCAGTATCCGCAGTCGTGCTTTGAAGCCAGCGCGCTGCGCCGCCTAGAAGGAGAGAGGGTCTTGCTCGAGGGCACCCTCGAGCTTCACGGGGTCAAGAAGCGCATACGGATCGAGGGTCAGCTCGAGGCCGACGGGGCGGCCTACCGCTTCCGGGGCAGCTTCAAAACCAGTTTTAGCGAGTGGAACCTCCAGCGCCCCAGCCTGTTCTTCATCTCGGTAGACGACCCGCTCGAGGTGCGGCTCGAGGCCCGCGCCGAGCCCGTGCGATAG
- a CDS encoding HAD family hydrolase gives MIRAILFDLDETLILDHPVSVHTLWNCAYYAASWYSLDLEALVEAVGEQATRLWKTSPVYAYTQRIGHSAGEGLWARYLDTQVPEIARLREWAGSYRVAVWRDALAEQGIADEALSEALADRFFNERRVYPRYPEVDALLGALSPRYKLGIVTNGVPDLQQEKLEGCGLLHRFQAAVISGVVNIGKPERGIFEHVCKELEVEPEACVMVGDNPERDVAGALGAGMRSVLVNRGFKDPDPRYRASLEVRNLLEMLPWLDTLA, from the coding sequence GTGATCCGGGCTATCCTCTTCGACCTCGACGAAACCCTCATCCTCGACCACCCGGTTTCGGTTCATACGCTGTGGAACTGCGCGTATTATGCGGCTTCCTGGTACAGCCTCGACCTCGAGGCCCTCGTGGAGGCGGTGGGGGAGCAGGCGACGCGGTTGTGGAAGACCTCGCCGGTCTACGCTTATACCCAGCGCATCGGCCACAGCGCGGGGGAGGGGCTGTGGGCCCGCTACCTTGACACGCAGGTGCCCGAGATTGCTCGCCTACGCGAGTGGGCAGGGAGTTACCGGGTGGCGGTGTGGCGCGACGCACTGGCCGAACAGGGCATCGCCGACGAGGCGCTGAGCGAGGCGCTGGCCGATCGCTTCTTCAATGAGCGCCGGGTCTACCCCCGCTACCCTGAGGTGGACGCGTTGCTGGGAGCGCTGTCCCCGCGATACAAGCTGGGCATCGTCACCAACGGCGTGCCCGACCTGCAGCAGGAAAAACTCGAGGGCTGCGGCTTGCTGCACCGCTTCCAGGCGGCGGTGATCTCGGGCGTGGTGAATATCGGCAAGCCCGAGCGCGGCATCTTCGAGCACGTCTGCAAGGAGCTCGAGGTCGAACCCGAAGCCTGCGTCATGGTGGGCGATAACCCCGAACGTGACGTGGCCGGGGCCCTGGGTGCGGGCATGCGCTCGGTGCTGGTGAACCGGGGCTTCAAGGACCCCGACCCCCGCTACCGGGCCAGTCTCGAGGTGCGCAACCTCCTGGAAATGCTTCCCTGGCTCGACACCCTGGCCTGA
- a CDS encoding fasciclin domain-containing protein codes for MKIKTLLVAGSLTLAAVGMTLTSAQNTTANQTIAQIVASNPNFSTLLAAVQAAGLVETLSGPGPFTVFAPTNEAFAKIPKADLDALLKDKAALTKVLTYHVVAGRVTSGEVVKLKEVKTVQGQSVAISVSGDMVVLNGSSKVTAVDIQASNGVIHVIDTVLLPK; via the coding sequence ATGAAGATCAAGACCTTGCTCGTCGCAGGAAGCCTGACCCTGGCCGCTGTGGGGATGACCCTGACCAGTGCCCAGAACACCACTGCCAATCAGACCATTGCCCAGATCGTGGCCTCAAACCCCAACTTCAGCACCCTGCTGGCAGCGGTGCAGGCGGCAGGTCTGGTTGAGACGCTCTCGGGGCCCGGCCCCTTCACCGTTTTCGCGCCCACCAACGAGGCCTTCGCCAAGATCCCCAAGGCCGACCTCGATGCCCTGCTCAAGGATAAGGCTGCCCTCACCAAGGTCCTGACCTACCACGTCGTGGCGGGCAGGGTGACGTCGGGCGAGGTGGTCAAGCTGAAGGAGGTCAAGACCGTACAGGGCCAGAGCGTGGCCATTTCGGTCAGCGGAGATATGGTGGTTCTCAACGGTAGTTCCAAGGTCACGGCCGTGGACATCCAGGCCAGCAATGGTGTGATCCACGTCATCGATACCGTGCTCTTGCCCAAGTAG
- a CDS encoding peroxiredoxin has translation MRSLLWVLILSIFGVRAIAPGDFAPLPKVTDSYGKPVDLAEVAKAGKYIVLWFYPKASSPGCSAQGKRYAELYEEFARYNVEIFGVSHDPAAEQCEFIEKLALKGAMIPDREGTLARAYKVNSFFGFYARDTFLINPQGRVEKVWRNVNPFKDPDTVLAYLKEKLGR, from the coding sequence ATGAGAAGCCTGCTGTGGGTTTTGATCCTGTCGATTTTCGGGGTCAGGGCCATCGCGCCGGGTGATTTTGCTCCCTTGCCCAAAGTCACCGATTCCTACGGCAAGCCTGTAGATCTGGCCGAGGTCGCCAAGGCTGGCAAGTACATTGTGCTGTGGTTCTACCCTAAGGCCTCTTCACCGGGCTGCTCAGCTCAGGGCAAGCGCTACGCCGAGCTGTACGAGGAGTTCGCGCGCTACAACGTGGAGATCTTCGGGGTAAGCCACGACCCTGCCGCCGAGCAGTGCGAGTTCATCGAGAAACTGGCCCTCAAAGGAGCCATGATTCCCGACCGTGAGGGCACCCTGGCTAGGGCATACAAGGTCAACAGCTTCTTCGGCTTCTATGCCCGCGATACTTTCCTGATCAACCCCCAGGGCAGGGTCGAGAAGGTATGGCGCAACGTCAACCCCTTCAAGGACCCCGACACCGTGCTGGCCTACCTCAAGGAGAAGCTCGGCAGGTAG
- a CDS encoding cryptochrome/photolyase family protein: MNLVWHRADLRTHDNPALAAALQSGPAVGLVVLDPNILSRTSARRRAWFYRNVAALREAYARRGGNLLVRFGLPWEVLPRVVAELEVRRVFAVRNSTPYARFRDRKVEEALAGRVAWFHGQYVQEPGEIVKPGGGPYTVFTPYARRWWAAPEVTLYEAPERFPSVALPPGYALGSVPDEPSDVPLPPAGEEAALRALEAFVSERLPLYHQARDRLDGSGVSRLSCYFTLGVLSPRLAVQQAMRVGGEGARKWVGELAWRDFSGDLLHNFPLMAHSAFDPRWDALPWVDDAEIFGAWLEGRTGIPAVDAGMRELRATGFLSNRARMVVAQFAVKLALLPWQKCERAFRDLLLDGDNASNLQGWQWSGGLGVDAAPYFRVFNPVTQAQTHDPSGAWLRRWVPESWGRPEPYGRPVLDLEAARRRYLEVARRIGQASPQTRT; the protein is encoded by the coding sequence ATGAACCTCGTCTGGCACCGCGCTGACTTGCGTACCCACGACAACCCGGCCCTGGCGGCTGCTCTACAAAGCGGACCTGCGGTGGGCCTCGTCGTCCTCGACCCCAATATCCTCAGCCGTACCTCTGCCCGGCGACGGGCCTGGTTCTACCGCAACGTCGCCGCGCTGCGCGAGGCTTATGCCCGCCGCGGTGGAAACTTGCTGGTGCGGTTTGGGCTGCCATGGGAGGTACTGCCCCGGGTGGTGGCTGAACTCGAGGTCCGCCGGGTCTTTGCGGTGCGCAACTCGACGCCCTACGCCCGCTTCCGCGATCGGAAGGTGGAGGAGGCTTTAGCGGGCCGGGTGGCGTGGTTCCACGGCCAGTACGTCCAGGAACCGGGGGAGATCGTTAAGCCGGGCGGCGGTCCGTACACGGTGTTCACACCCTACGCCCGGCGCTGGTGGGCCGCGCCCGAGGTGACCCTATATGAAGCGCCCGAGCGCTTCCCCTCGGTGGCACTCCCGCCTGGCTATGCTCTGGGCTCAGTCCCTGACGAACCCTCCGATGTGCCCTTGCCGCCTGCGGGTGAGGAGGCTGCACTGAGGGCGCTCGAGGCCTTCGTCTCGGAGAGGCTACCGCTTTACCACCAGGCCCGTGACAGGCTTGACGGAAGCGGGGTTTCGCGACTGTCGTGCTACTTCACCTTGGGGGTGCTTTCGCCCCGACTGGCGGTGCAGCAGGCTATGCGGGTGGGGGGCGAGGGCGCTCGCAAGTGGGTCGGTGAGTTGGCCTGGCGTGACTTCAGTGGCGACCTCCTCCACAACTTCCCCCTCATGGCCCACTCGGCCTTCGACCCACGCTGGGACGCCCTGCCCTGGGTCGACGATGCCGAGATATTTGGGGCCTGGCTCGAGGGTCGCACCGGCATCCCAGCCGTCGATGCTGGGATGCGCGAATTGCGGGCAACCGGCTTTCTCTCTAACCGAGCGCGCATGGTGGTGGCACAGTTTGCCGTGAAGCTGGCCCTGTTGCCTTGGCAAAAGTGCGAGCGGGCCTTCCGTGACTTGCTCCTCGATGGTGACAATGCCTCCAACTTGCAGGGTTGGCAGTGGTCCGGGGGGCTTGGGGTGGACGCGGCCCCCTACTTCCGGGTGTTTAACCCCGTCACCCAGGCCCAGACCCACGACCCCAGCGGCGCTTGGCTACGGCGCTGGGTGCCCGAGTCTTGGGGCAGGCCCGAGCCCTATGGGCGACCAGTACTCGACCTCGAGGCCGCTCGCCGGCGTTACCTCGAGGTGGCTAGGCGGATTGGTCAGGCGAGCCCTCAAACCCGAACGTAG
- a CDS encoding stage V sporulation protein S has translation METLRVSGKSRPNSVAGAIAALLRSQGEVEVQAIGPAAVNQAVKAIAIARGYIAPDNLDLLVKPAFVKLDLESEERTALRFTIKSQPLDS, from the coding sequence GTGGAAACGTTGCGCGTGTCCGGCAAATCTCGTCCCAATTCCGTAGCAGGTGCAATTGCCGCATTGTTGCGCTCACAGGGTGAGGTAGAGGTACAGGCCATTGGGCCCGCCGCGGTCAACCAAGCGGTCAAGGCCATCGCCATCGCGCGGGGTTACATCGCCCCGGACAACCTCGACCTGCTGGTCAAGCCGGCCTTCGTCAAGCTGGACCTGGAGTCCGAAGAGCGCACCGCTTTGCGCTTTACCATCAAGAGCCAACCCCTGGACTCATAG
- a CDS encoding glutamate synthase-related protein yields the protein MEFRKAYPDIAIGHDACGIIAIAEKAGKPTHANVQRVIESLYSMAHRAGLIRGEGDGTGIQTDLPRELWAGYLEEAGFDGNLANNPRFFVGHLFIPKSSAERVQELMDLIRVEGSRRGIKLLLERKGEVNSSVLGPVGRRTEPLFYQIAGLSTDGDGPLWELGLVLEERFPVHVVSLSTSSVVYKVRGSAEILKRYYPELSRAEYKSAITLGHNRYSTNTLSTFEQVQPFGLLGHNGEINTIERLRREGRFLGIPLTGGSDSQDLNRVLEGLLYRYALSLPEALDLVFPPVVGEIKNYSPALQDLYMALRQRFGPLAQGPAALVTRHREEAVFCTDAMGLRPLWFIETEAEYIFSSERGVFTAEEFVGDPRPLAPGEKVYLRVTPEGVRLLPYERHQRQVLERFLAKSGTLGEYNVHLKGPRYESLPPLSGGAGAGVEEKPAPPSLNLERAFGWDRWDAGYLDTLAETGNEPIGSLGYDGPLAALNPEKPNLSEFLKETVAVVTNPAIDREREIEHFSVRTILGRRALPNGTGGGWTEELLIPVLLEETHPEVRAIVQGQGTLSLEDARRRFKHAVLLSQFTVEEGLLAGLKRLEEQAVQAVREGAELLVLSDRNSFENGVWLDVYLALAAVGQALEHARDAEGVSLRRRTSIVVHSGGIRNLHDVAVCLGLGADAVSPWLMQHKAHASGGLVALQNVLEGLKKGLEKVISTMGIHELRGYGRIFSAVGLKPELAGRLGIRTFLASEKAGYGFSELERTALERLSFLSQEKVLPTKDFRFNPRIFKAAMDVSSGEAPYDTFQERVRGLEKESPVAARQLLEVKFPDKSDVLPEEVDIGVGGHSMPFVITAMSFGSQGETAFRSYVEAVKKLNMLCINGEGGEIPDMLGKYTHWRGQQVASGRFGVHSYMLNSASVIEIKIGQGAKPGEGGHLPGKKVSVKVAAARNAVPGVDLISPSNNHDLYSIEDLAQLVEELKTVNPKAKVSVKVPVIPGIGTIAVGIAKAGADIIALSGFEGGTGAARWHALKYAGLPVEIGVRRAHRALVRAGLRDRVELWADGGLKTAYDTLRMVLLGADRVGMATMAMVAIGCTICRGCQLDTCHVGITTQIETLEQAQAHGLKRFVPQELDRAVEQLVRFFSLKAEELRRMVAALGFKSLRELVGRSDLLRQEGFEKAIDLSYFFEPVSAPDWINERSAHVLRKPLNQLTRSITEVVSAAYEEGSRDLIFQEGPVGSTDRALGVHLAGEMARRRLYGKGFDAKVELRFDSGSVAGNGLAAFNCEGIEVHVEGGAQDGVAKNAFGGKVTILKGRNPYGQYVDGSVGKSFAYGAISGLLIVEGMADSRFCIRLSGADVVLGGEPERPLQDELGNIATRAQAKGFAFEYMTRGRAVVLGDPGPWICSGMTGGRVYLRYWPEMGLDDAALNRRLAKGAKVVVQKLDERGVADVKELLGAYIAELYAAERSDKAERLERLVQDPAYHFRVVVPVNQQVLQEVSTE from the coding sequence ATGGAGTTCAGGAAGGCATATCCCGACATAGCTATCGGACACGACGCCTGCGGCATCATTGCCATCGCCGAGAAGGCAGGCAAACCCACCCATGCCAACGTGCAGCGGGTGATCGAGAGCCTGTACAGCATGGCCCACCGCGCGGGTCTGATCCGGGGTGAGGGGGATGGTACGGGAATCCAAACCGATCTGCCACGTGAGCTATGGGCAGGCTACCTCGAGGAAGCCGGCTTCGACGGCAACCTGGCCAACAACCCGCGCTTCTTCGTGGGCCACCTCTTCATCCCCAAGAGCAGCGCCGAGCGGGTGCAAGAACTCATGGATCTGATCCGCGTCGAGGGCAGCCGTCGGGGGATCAAGCTGCTGCTAGAGCGCAAGGGAGAGGTCAATTCCAGCGTGCTGGGGCCGGTGGGTAGGCGCACCGAGCCGCTGTTTTACCAGATCGCGGGGCTCTCCACCGACGGCGACGGGCCACTGTGGGAGCTGGGCCTGGTGCTCGAGGAGCGCTTCCCGGTGCACGTGGTCTCGCTTTCGACCTCCTCGGTGGTCTACAAGGTGCGCGGTTCTGCCGAGATCCTCAAGCGCTACTACCCTGAACTCTCGCGGGCAGAGTACAAGTCGGCCATCACTTTAGGCCACAACCGCTACTCCACCAACACCCTCTCCACCTTTGAGCAGGTGCAGCCCTTCGGCCTGCTGGGCCACAACGGCGAGATCAACACCATCGAGCGCCTGCGCCGTGAAGGGCGCTTTTTGGGTATTCCCCTTACGGGTGGCTCGGACTCGCAAGACCTCAACCGGGTGCTCGAGGGCCTGCTCTACCGCTACGCCCTCTCGCTGCCCGAAGCCCTCGACCTTGTCTTCCCACCCGTCGTGGGCGAGATCAAGAATTATTCACCCGCCCTGCAAGATCTCTACATGGCCCTGCGGCAGCGCTTCGGTCCGCTGGCCCAGGGGCCTGCTGCCCTGGTGACGCGCCACCGCGAGGAAGCGGTGTTCTGCACCGATGCGATGGGCCTGCGCCCGCTGTGGTTCATCGAGACCGAGGCCGAGTATATCTTCTCCTCCGAGCGCGGGGTCTTCACCGCCGAGGAGTTCGTGGGTGACCCCCGCCCCCTGGCTCCCGGCGAGAAGGTCTACCTGCGCGTGACCCCCGAAGGCGTGCGCCTGCTGCCCTACGAGCGCCACCAGCGCCAGGTGCTCGAGCGCTTCCTGGCCAAGAGCGGCACCCTGGGCGAGTACAACGTGCACCTCAAGGGCCCCCGCTACGAAAGCCTGCCTCCCCTATCGGGCGGAGCTGGGGCGGGGGTGGAGGAGAAGCCCGCGCCGCCTTCCCTCAACCTCGAGCGGGCCTTCGGCTGGGATCGCTGGGACGCGGGTTACCTCGACACCCTGGCCGAGACCGGCAACGAGCCCATCGGCAGCCTGGGCTACGACGGCCCGCTGGCCGCCCTCAACCCCGAAAAGCCCAACCTCTCCGAGTTCCTCAAGGAAACCGTGGCGGTGGTGACCAATCCGGCCATCGACCGCGAGCGCGAAATCGAGCACTTCTCGGTGCGCACCATCCTGGGACGGCGGGCCTTGCCTAACGGGACAGGGGGGGGCTGGACCGAAGAGCTGCTGATCCCGGTGCTGCTGGAAGAGACCCATCCCGAGGTGCGGGCCATCGTGCAGGGCCAGGGCACCCTGAGCCTCGAGGACGCCCGGCGTCGCTTCAAACACGCCGTGCTGCTGTCTCAGTTTACCGTCGAGGAGGGGCTGCTGGCGGGCCTCAAGCGGCTGGAGGAACAGGCCGTCCAGGCCGTGCGGGAAGGGGCCGAGCTGCTGGTGCTCTCCGACCGCAACTCCTTCGAAAATGGCGTCTGGCTCGACGTGTACTTGGCCCTCGCCGCCGTCGGGCAGGCGCTCGAGCACGCCCGCGACGCTGAGGGTGTGAGCCTGCGCCGCCGCACCTCGATCGTCGTGCACTCCGGTGGCATCCGCAACCTCCACGACGTGGCGGTGTGCCTGGGGCTGGGTGCCGATGCGGTATCCCCCTGGCTGATGCAGCACAAAGCCCACGCTTCGGGCGGCTTGGTGGCTTTGCAGAACGTGCTCGAGGGGCTCAAGAAGGGCTTGGAGAAGGTCATCAGCACCATGGGTATCCACGAGCTGCGCGGCTACGGGCGCATCTTCAGCGCGGTGGGTCTCAAGCCCGAGCTGGCCGGGCGCTTGGGGATCCGCACCTTCTTGGCCTCGGAAAAGGCCGGATACGGCTTCAGCGAGCTCGAGCGCACCGCCTTGGAGCGCCTGTCCTTCCTCTCGCAGGAGAAGGTGCTGCCCACTAAGGACTTCCGCTTCAACCCGCGCATCTTCAAGGCGGCCATGGACGTCTCGAGCGGGGAAGCCCCTTACGACACCTTCCAGGAGCGGGTGCGGGGGCTGGAGAAGGAATCTCCCGTGGCGGCCCGCCAACTGCTGGAGGTGAAGTTCCCCGACAAGAGCGACGTGCTCCCTGAGGAGGTGGACATCGGGGTCGGGGGGCACTCCATGCCCTTCGTGATCACCGCCATGAGCTTCGGCTCACAGGGCGAGACCGCTTTCCGCTCCTACGTCGAAGCGGTGAAGAAGCTCAACATGCTGTGCATCAACGGCGAGGGTGGTGAGATCCCCGACATGCTGGGCAAGTACACCCACTGGCGCGGCCAGCAGGTGGCCTCGGGGCGCTTTGGCGTGCACAGCTACATGCTCAACTCGGCCTCGGTCATCGAGATCAAGATCGGGCAGGGAGCCAAGCCCGGCGAGGGCGGCCACCTGCCGGGCAAGAAGGTCTCGGTCAAGGTGGCGGCAGCCCGCAACGCGGTGCCTGGCGTGGACCTGATCTCGCCTTCCAACAACCACGACCTCTACTCCATCGAAGACCTCGCCCAGCTCGTTGAGGAACTCAAGACCGTCAACCCCAAGGCCAAGGTCTCGGTCAAGGTGCCCGTGATTCCTGGCATCGGTACCATCGCCGTGGGCATCGCCAAGGCTGGAGCCGACATCATCGCGCTGTCGGGCTTCGAAGGAGGCACCGGTGCGGCGAGGTGGCACGCGTTGAAGTACGCCGGTTTGCCCGTGGAGATCGGCGTGCGCCGCGCTCACCGCGCCCTGGTGCGGGCAGGGCTGCGCGATAGGGTCGAGCTGTGGGCCGATGGTGGCCTCAAGACCGCCTACGACACCCTGCGCATGGTGCTGCTGGGTGCCGACCGGGTGGGCATGGCGACGATGGCCATGGTCGCCATCGGCTGCACCATCTGCCGCGGTTGTCAGCTCGACACCTGCCACGTGGGCATCACCACCCAGATCGAGACCCTCGAGCAGGCTCAGGCCCACGGCCTCAAGCGCTTCGTACCCCAGGAGCTGGACCGGGCGGTGGAGCAGCTGGTGCGCTTCTTCAGCCTCAAGGCCGAGGAACTGCGCCGCATGGTGGCCGCGCTGGGCTTCAAATCCCTGCGCGAGTTGGTGGGGCGTAGCGACCTGTTGCGCCAGGAAGGCTTTGAGAAGGCCATCGACCTGAGTTACTTCTTTGAGCCGGTGAGCGCGCCCGACTGGATCAATGAGCGTTCGGCCCACGTGCTGCGCAAGCCGCTCAACCAGCTCACCCGCTCCATCACCGAGGTGGTCTCCGCCGCCTACGAGGAGGGCAGCCGCGACCTGATCTTCCAAGAAGGCCCGGTGGGCTCCACCGACCGCGCCCTGGGCGTGCACCTGGCGGGGGAGATGGCCCGCCGTCGCCTCTACGGCAAGGGCTTCGATGCCAAGGTAGAGCTGCGCTTTGACTCGGGGAGTGTGGCCGGCAACGGCCTGGCGGCTTTCAACTGCGAAGGGATTGAGGTTCACGTCGAAGGCGGCGCCCAGGACGGGGTGGCCAAGAACGCCTTTGGCGGCAAGGTGACCATCCTCAAAGGCCGCAACCCCTACGGTCAGTACGTCGATGGTTCGGTGGGCAAGTCCTTCGCCTACGGGGCCATCAGCGGCCTGCTGATCGTGGAGGGCATGGCCGACAGCCGCTTCTGCATTCGCCTCTCCGGCGCCGATGTGGTGCTGGGTGGTGAGCCCGAGCGCCCCTTGCAGGACGAGCTGGGCAACATCGCCACCCGCGCCCAGGCCAAGGGCTTCGCTTTCGAGTACATGACCCGTGGTCGTGCGGTGGTGTTGGGTGACCCCGGTCCTTGGATCTGCTCGGGCATGACCGGCGGGCGGGTTTACCTGCGTTACTGGCCCGAGATGGGCCTCGACGACGCTGCTTTGAACCGCCGCCTGGCCAAAGGTGCCAAGGTGGTGGTGCAGAAGCTCGACGAGCGCGGGGTGGCCGATGTGAAGGAACTGTTGGGCGCCTACATCGCCGAACTGTACGCCGCCGAGCGCTCGGACAAGGCAGAGCGGCTCGAGCGCCTGGTGCAAGACCCCGCCTACCACTTCCGCGTGGTGGTGCCGGTTAACCAGCAGGTGCTTCAGGAAGTGAGCACGGAGTAA
- a CDS encoding protoglobin domain-containing protein, with amino-acid sequence MTKTLLEDLKRRTGFTEQHAGLLQDLGRYMTPMASEIALAFYDYLGRDPEMRAILWAVPGRVERLYGRFAGWYRELFSGVYDEHYAESRRRIGLVHARLGIRPAFIIPAMGIVQELSLEHMNSVLKASELLAAVEAFEKIIAIELTIIQESYNEAVEAGIRAGMASSEAALTQGAELLLREKA; translated from the coding sequence ATGACGAAGACCCTTTTGGAAGACCTCAAGCGCCGCACCGGCTTTACCGAGCAGCACGCCGGGTTGCTGCAAGACCTTGGTCGGTATATGACCCCTATGGCTTCCGAGATCGCGCTGGCTTTCTACGACTACCTGGGTCGGGACCCTGAGATGCGGGCGATCCTGTGGGCGGTGCCGGGTCGGGTCGAGCGCCTATATGGGCGCTTTGCTGGCTGGTACCGCGAGCTCTTCTCGGGAGTCTACGATGAACACTACGCCGAAAGCCGTCGCCGCATCGGCCTGGTTCACGCACGCCTGGGCATCCGCCCCGCTTTCATCATCCCGGCCATGGGGATTGTGCAGGAGCTCTCCCTAGAGCACATGAACTCGGTGCTCAAAGCCTCCGAGTTGCTTGCTGCTGTCGAGGCCTTTGAAAAAATCATTGCCATCGAACTCACCATCATCCAAGAGAGCTATAACGAGGCCGTGGAGGCGGGTATCCGTGCGGGCATGGCCTCGAGCGAGGCCGCACTTACCCAAGGCGCCGAGCTGTTGTTGCGGGAGAAGGCGTGA